The following proteins are co-located in the Apium graveolens cultivar Ventura chromosome 5, ASM990537v1, whole genome shotgun sequence genome:
- the LOC141659063 gene encoding uncharacterized protein LOC141659063 yields MGKLICDSATSSPWKDPTSTPDLISPVDLISPTWENVSGLEDQQKRNLERLQTKGVLWKHPIDQTLDSIVFRLSHGGDVEADGNCLFTASRKAMGLKEIDAKELRRRTVKRFVEDLGDLSKNERDLIDDAIRHMYCPDLKCGWGIHVVQELKLLAKKQDRNDLDLAIDELLNLGMQRELAAESIYRERCIAVEDGSSWAKYMSISGSADDEYDIISLQYTEEGLLTVDENREGHAAAFGDDIAIECLATEFKREIYVVQAHGSDAMVDEENCVFFLPHRPRSEICGPPFFLFMKGTGWCAGGADHYEPVVAHPSSVISQEKVAMVL; encoded by the exons atgGGAAAGCTCATCTGCGATTCAGCTACATCGTCTCCCTGGAAAGATCCAACCTCAACCCCTGATTTAATCTCCCCCGTTGATTTAATCTCTCCCACCTGGGAAAATGTGTCAGGTCTTGAAGACCAACAAAAACGCAACCTGGAGAGATTACAAACTAAAGGGGTTCTTTGGAAACACCCCATTGACCAAACCCTTGATTCGATTGTGTTCCGGTTGAGTCACGGCGGAGATGTCGAGGCTGACGGTAATTGTTTATTTACAGCGTCAAGAAAAGCCATGGGGTTGAAAGAGATTGATGCTAAAGAGCTCAGAAGAAGGACTGTCAAGAGATTTGTTGAAGATCTTGGAGATTTGAGCAAGAATGAGAGAGATTTGATTGATGATGCTATTAGACATATGTATTGTCCTGATTTGAAATGTGGGTGGGGCATTCATGTTGTTCAAGAATTGAAGTTGTTGGCTAAGAAGCAAGATAGAAATGATTTGGATCTTGCCATTGATGAGCTTCTTAATCTTGGGATGCAAAG AGAATTGGCGGCGGAGTCTATTTATAGGGAGAGGTGCATTGCTGTGGAAGATGGCTCAAGTTGGGCCAAGTACATGTCAATATCTGGTTCCGCAGATGATGAATATGATATCATCAGTTTGCAATACACTGAGGAGGGTCTATTAACTGTAGACGAAAATAGAGAAGGCCATGCAGCAGCGTTCGGTGATGACATTGCCATTGAATGCCTTGCAACTGAGTTCAAAAGGGAAATCTATGTG GTGCAAGCTCATGGATCTGACGCGATGGTTGATGAAGAAAACTGCGTTTTCTTTCTCCCACATCGTCCAAGAAGTGAAATATGCGGGCCTCCGTTCTTTCTATTCATGAAAGGAACAG GTTGGTGTGCTGGTGGGGCGGACCACTATGAACCAGTTGTTGCTCATCCTTCTTCAGTCATTTCTCAGGAGAAGGTTGCGATGGTTCTATGA